Proteins from one Triticum aestivum cultivar Chinese Spring chromosome 7A, IWGSC CS RefSeq v2.1, whole genome shotgun sequence genomic window:
- the LOC123153789 gene encoding uncharacterized protein encodes MASPLTDLADHLLAEIFLRLPDPADLARASAACVTFRQISTDRSFLRRFRRLHAPPILGFLWAGGMFYPTLPPHPCAPAAHALNLAADFYFSFIPSHYRKYILEHMHPGPLYLTIHFLL; translated from the coding sequence ATGGCTTCGCCTCTGACGGACCTCGCCGACCACCTCCTGGCCGAGATCTTCCTCCGGCTGCCCGACCCGGCCGACctcgcccgcgcctccgccgcctgtGTCACCTTCCGCCAAATCTCCACCGACCGCTCCTTCCTTCGCAGATTCCGCCGCCTCCATGCACCACCAATCCTCGGATTCCTCTGGGCCGGCGGCATGTTCTATCCCACTCTGCCGCCTCACCCCTGCGCGCCCGCCGCCCACGCGCTCAACCTCGCGGCCGACTTCTACTTCTCCTTCATCCCCTCCCACTACCGAAAATATATTTTAGAGCATATGCACCCAGGCCCTCTCTATCTAACCATCCATTTTTTGCTTTAA
- the LOC123153790 gene encoding uncharacterized protein, translated as MWEKQKRENFGLGAYALKIHVPSHYRWTVPDIRDGRVLLEGDIEKDERPPVFKDLAVCDPLHRRYVLLPPLPHDLAASLEHPFPMVSKARCKAFLVPLGEEEVAAGETTFRVILMANCKTSLAAFVFSSSTGQWEAAASKGWSDLAHSEGDMAKMSWIHPFILRRHYAYGCFYWDWMEFGRKKLILLDTRSRKMEFSVADLPPGEWSTGGGIAIVEAGEGRLGVFGFHGKINCDLSYTVARNKGKSPSQWQMEKTISLDSGYRYFIRDATQRYLLFTRIEASSLENPLAGYFSMDFKTFQLQRLYNDPKYFMYRTHTYINFPPSFLSSSRI; from the exons ATGTGGGAgaagcaaaaaagagaaaatttc GGCCTGGGTGCATATGCTCTAAAAATCCACGTCCCCTCCCACTACCGCTGGACCGTCCCGGACATCCGCGACGGCCGCGTCCTCCTCGAAGGCGACATCGAAAAAGATGAGCGGCCCCCTGTTTTCAAAGATCTCGCGGTGTGCGACCCCTTGCACCGTCGGTACGTCCTGCTCCCTCCGCTACCTCACGACCTAGCCGCTTCGCTTGAGCACCCGTTCCCCATGGTGAGCAAGGCCCGGTGCAAGGCTTTCCTCGTTCCCCTtggcgaggaggaggtggcggcgggagAAACAACATTCAGAGTGATCTTGATGGCAAATTGCAAAACTAGTCTGGCTGCCTTCGTCTTCTCCTCAAGCACTGGGCAGTGGGAAGCCGCTGCGTCCAAGGGTTGGAGTGATTTGGCCCATAGCGAGGGCGACATGGCCAAGATGTCATGGATCCACCCTTTTATTCTCAGGCGCCATTATGCTTATGGCTGCTTCTACTGGGACTGGATGGAGTTCGGGAGGAAAAAATTGATCTTGCTTGACACCAGGAGCAGGAAGATGGAGTTCTCCGTTGCCGACCTCCCGCCCGGAGAATGGAGCACGGGAGGAGGAATAGCCATTGTGGAGGCAGGGGAAGGCAGGCTTGGGGTCTTTGGTTTCCATGGTAAAATTAACTGTGATCTCAGCTATACCGTCGCACGGAACAAAGGCAAGAGTCCTAGCCAGTGGCAGATGGAGAAGACAATCTCACTAGATTCTGGGTACAGATATTTTATCAGAGATGCAACACAGAGGTACTTGCTCTTCACAAGGATAGAAGCCTCATCTCTAGAGAATCCACTTGCTGGATATTTCTCAATGGATTTCAAGACGTTCCAGCTACAGAGGCTTTATAACGATCCGAAATATTTTATGTATCGGACACACACATATATCAACTTCCCACCATCATTCTTGTCTTCAAGTAGAATATGA